One genomic region from Longimicrobium sp. encodes:
- a CDS encoding Gfo/Idh/MocA family oxidoreductase, producing MTVQRPPTRVAILGAGAIAQVAHLPILSRMRGVEVAAVSDRDAHAARTVALRYGTAAVPGERVLEDESIQAVVVCTPSARHEENVVDALRAGKYVLCEKPLALSPEGVERILQEEGARERLLVAMNQRFRPDARALRSFVASGELGDVFYLKAGWLNRAKPVGRSWRERRSAGGGALMELGLQMLDLGLWTLGYPRPLRVSAHTHRAPGAEVEDAAALLVRLEGDRLVNLEVTWNLLAKKDRQFLHLLGSAGSGTLSPLAVYREMGAGLANVTPKLPPGGENVFTASYRNELQHFVEVIRGEKKPDPAADHVQLMRVMEAAYRSAEEGREVELAPPSAGRRKASS from the coding sequence ATGACCGTCCAGCGCCCCCCGACCCGGGTGGCCATCCTGGGCGCCGGCGCCATCGCCCAGGTGGCGCACCTGCCGATCCTCTCCCGCATGCGCGGCGTGGAGGTGGCCGCCGTCTCCGACCGCGACGCCCACGCCGCCCGCACCGTGGCCCTGCGCTACGGCACCGCGGCCGTCCCGGGCGAGCGGGTCCTGGAGGACGAGTCGATCCAGGCCGTGGTGGTGTGCACCCCCAGCGCCCGCCACGAGGAGAACGTGGTCGACGCGCTGCGGGCCGGGAAGTACGTGCTGTGCGAGAAGCCGCTGGCGCTCTCGCCCGAGGGGGTGGAGCGCATCCTCCAGGAGGAGGGGGCGCGGGAGCGGCTGCTGGTGGCCATGAACCAGCGCTTCCGCCCCGACGCGCGGGCGCTGCGCTCGTTCGTGGCCAGCGGCGAGCTGGGCGACGTGTTCTACCTGAAGGCGGGGTGGCTGAACCGCGCCAAGCCGGTGGGCCGCTCCTGGCGCGAGCGCCGCTCGGCCGGCGGCGGCGCGCTGATGGAGCTGGGGCTGCAGATGCTCGACCTGGGGCTGTGGACGCTGGGCTACCCCCGGCCGCTGCGGGTGAGCGCGCACACACACCGCGCCCCCGGCGCCGAGGTGGAGGACGCGGCGGCCCTGCTTGTGCGTCTGGAGGGCGACCGGCTGGTGAACCTGGAGGTCACCTGGAACCTGCTGGCCAAGAAGGACCGGCAGTTCCTGCACCTGCTGGGCTCGGCCGGGAGCGGCACGCTCTCGCCGCTGGCCGTCTACCGCGAGATGGGCGCGGGGCTGGCGAACGTGACGCCCAAGCTGCCGCCCGGCGGCGAGAACGTCTTCACCGCCAGCTACCGCAACGAGCTGCAGCACTTCGTGGAGGTGATCCGCGGCGAGAAGAAGCCCGACCCCGCCGCCGACCACGTGCAGCTCATGCGCGTGATGGAGGCCGCCTACCGCTCCGCCGAGGAGGGCCGCGAGGTGGAGCTGGCGCCGCCGTCGGCCGGCAGGCGGAAGGCGTCGTCCTGA
- a CDS encoding SpoIID/LytB domain-containing protein, giving the protein MMTSRKRSAAPARPWARRWPSALAALALLAAACTPRGAPTRPVPVPLPPPAPEAPAPAPPPAPPPPRPTAPPPPAAARAPAVRVGLAVDTPAVEVTSADRFVVRTAGGQVAARVEGGGVARFTRAGAGAELRVAGGGGGPRVFDLPLVVEPEDIGTLQTRGRSYRGAMLVQAAGAGGLTLVNRLDMESYLLGVVPREIGRASEEIYQAVKAQAVAARTYAVKYMGRRQQLGFDVYPTTEDQVYGGVADEDPIVHRAVGETAGEVLTYRGQPITAYYHSTCAGQTAAIDEVWNEAPVPYLVSVVDVDPRTGEAYDRSSSRFRWTERWTHDQLAAILNRTLRDSLGGRTIRQIRGMEVTRRTPSGRVRSLEIETDAGTFTVGRDRVRWILTPVRGGILNSSKFDVRVQGGEIVAEGGGWGHGIGMCQVGAMGRARAGQDYRTILQAYYPGTQVTDMY; this is encoded by the coding sequence ATGATGACGTCGAGGAAACGATCCGCCGCGCCCGCGAGGCCCTGGGCGCGGCGCTGGCCTAGCGCGCTCGCGGCCCTGGCGCTGCTGGCGGCGGCGTGCACCCCGCGCGGCGCGCCCACGCGGCCGGTGCCGGTCCCGCTGCCGCCGCCCGCGCCCGAGGCTCCCGCGCCCGCGCCGCCGCCCGCTCCCCCGCCGCCGCGCCCGACGGCACCGCCGCCCCCCGCGGCCGCCCGCGCGCCGGCCGTGCGCGTGGGGCTCGCGGTGGACACGCCCGCGGTGGAGGTCACCTCGGCCGACCGCTTCGTCGTCCGCACCGCGGGCGGGCAGGTGGCGGCGCGCGTGGAGGGCGGCGGCGTGGCCCGCTTCACCCGCGCGGGCGCCGGCGCGGAGCTGCGGGTCGCCGGGGGAGGAGGGGGCCCGCGCGTCTTCGACCTCCCGCTCGTGGTGGAGCCGGAGGACATCGGGACGCTGCAGACGCGCGGCCGCAGCTACCGGGGGGCGATGCTGGTGCAGGCGGCCGGCGCGGGCGGGCTCACGCTCGTCAACCGGCTCGACATGGAGAGCTATCTGCTGGGCGTGGTCCCCCGCGAGATCGGCCGCGCGTCGGAGGAGATCTACCAGGCGGTGAAGGCGCAGGCGGTGGCGGCGCGCACCTACGCGGTGAAGTACATGGGGCGCCGCCAGCAGCTCGGCTTCGACGTCTACCCCACCACCGAGGACCAGGTCTACGGCGGGGTGGCGGACGAGGACCCGATCGTCCACCGCGCCGTGGGCGAGACGGCGGGCGAGGTCCTGACGTACCGCGGCCAGCCGATCACCGCCTACTACCACTCCACCTGCGCGGGGCAGACGGCGGCGATCGACGAGGTGTGGAACGAGGCCCCGGTGCCGTACCTGGTCTCGGTGGTCGACGTGGACCCGCGCACGGGCGAGGCGTACGACCGCTCGTCGAGCCGCTTCCGCTGGACCGAGCGCTGGACGCACGACCAGCTGGCCGCCATCCTGAACCGCACGCTGCGCGACTCGCTCGGCGGGCGGACGATCCGCCAGATCCGCGGCATGGAGGTCACGCGGCGGACGCCCTCGGGGCGCGTGCGCTCGCTGGAGATCGAGACCGACGCCGGCACCTTCACGGTGGGCAGGGACCGCGTGCGCTGGATCCTGACGCCGGTGCGCGGCGGCATCCTCAACAGCTCGAAGTTCGACGTGCGGGTGCAGGGCGGCGAGATCGTGGCCGAGGGCGGCGGCTGGGGGCACGGCATCGGGATGTGCCAGGTGGGCGCCATGGGCCGCGCCCGCGCCGGCCAGGACTACCGCACGATCCTGCAGGCGTACTATCCGGGGACGCAGGTCACGGACATGTACTGA
- the hemL gene encoding glutamate-1-semialdehyde 2,1-aminomutase has product MPARPRSAALFRRAVEVIPGGVNSPVRAFRAVGGEPFFVARASGARLWDVDGNEYLDYVLSWGPLILGHAHPAVVEAVRDAAGRGTSYGAPTAAEVELAELVRELVPSLERVRFVNSGTEATMSAVRLARGFTGRELVLKFEGCYHGHGDSFLVKAGSGVATLGLPNSPGVPAELSRLTLTAPFNDLEAVEAAFRAHPGRIAAVILEPVVGNAGFIAPDDGFLPALRRITEEDGALLVFDEVMTGFRVARGGAQERYGVRPDLTTLGKVIGGGLPVGAYGGRAEIMDQVAPVGPVYQAGTLSGNPLAMAAGLAQLRVLRDEDPYPALERRTRRLVEGLLASARELGVPACGGSAGSMWGVFLAAGPVRNFADAKRSDVALFNRFFHAALERGVFFAPSAFEAGFLSTAHTDDDVEETIRRAREALGAALA; this is encoded by the coding sequence ATGCCGGCGCGCCCCCGCTCCGCCGCGCTCTTCCGGCGGGCCGTCGAGGTGATCCCCGGCGGCGTGAACTCGCCGGTGCGCGCCTTCCGCGCGGTGGGCGGCGAGCCGTTCTTCGTGGCGCGCGCCTCGGGCGCGCGGCTCTGGGACGTGGACGGCAACGAGTACCTGGACTACGTGCTCTCCTGGGGCCCGCTGATCCTGGGCCACGCCCACCCCGCCGTCGTCGAGGCCGTGCGCGACGCGGCGGGGCGCGGCACCTCGTACGGCGCCCCCACCGCGGCCGAGGTGGAGCTGGCCGAGCTGGTGCGCGAGCTGGTGCCGTCGCTGGAGCGGGTGCGCTTCGTCAACAGCGGGACCGAGGCGACCATGAGCGCCGTGCGCCTGGCGCGCGGCTTCACCGGGCGCGAGCTGGTGCTCAAGTTCGAGGGGTGCTACCACGGCCACGGCGACTCCTTCCTGGTGAAGGCCGGCTCGGGCGTGGCCACGCTGGGGCTCCCCAACTCCCCCGGCGTCCCCGCGGAGCTGTCGAGGCTCACCCTCACGGCGCCCTTCAACGACCTGGAGGCGGTGGAGGCCGCCTTCCGCGCGCACCCGGGGCGGATCGCGGCGGTGATCCTGGAGCCCGTGGTCGGCAACGCGGGCTTCATCGCCCCCGACGACGGCTTCCTCCCCGCGCTGCGCCGGATCACGGAGGAGGACGGGGCGCTGCTGGTGTTCGACGAGGTGATGACGGGCTTCCGCGTCGCCCGCGGCGGGGCGCAGGAGCGCTACGGCGTCCGCCCGGACCTCACCACGCTGGGGAAGGTGATCGGCGGCGGGCTCCCGGTGGGCGCGTACGGAGGGCGGGCGGAGATCATGGACCAGGTGGCGCCCGTGGGGCCCGTCTACCAGGCGGGGACCCTCTCCGGCAACCCGCTGGCGATGGCGGCCGGGCTGGCGCAGCTGCGCGTCCTGCGCGACGAGGACCCCTACCCCGCCCTGGAGCGGCGGACGCGGCGGCTGGTCGAGGGGCTGCTGGCGAGCGCGCGGGAGCTGGGCGTGCCGGCGTGCGGGGGGAGCGCGGGATCGATGTGGGGCGTCTTTCTTGCGGCCGGACCGGTCCGGAATTTCGCCGACGCGAAGCGCTCCGACGTGGCGCTCTTCAACCGCTTCTTCCACGCGGCGCTGGAGCGCGGCGTGTTCTTCGCGCCGTCGGCGTTCGAGGCCGGGTTCCTGTCCACCGCGCACACGGATGATGACGTCGAGGAAACGATCCGCCGCGCCCGCGAGGCCCTGGGCGCGGCGCTGGCCTAG
- a CDS encoding YajQ family cyclic di-GMP-binding protein, translated as MAKTATFDITSTVDLQEVDNAVNQARKEVQQRYDFKGATAEIDFSKKDGTLKLLADDDYKLKALVDVIQTKLVKRGVPIRNLDYGDVEQAFGGKVRQTITLVQGISTEKAKEIVKAIKAAGFKKVNAQIQEDEVRVSSPSIDELQAVIAALKKEDFGLELSFGNFRS; from the coding sequence ATGGCCAAGACCGCCACCTTCGACATCACCTCCACGGTGGACCTGCAGGAGGTCGACAACGCCGTGAACCAGGCGCGCAAGGAGGTGCAGCAGCGCTACGACTTCAAGGGCGCCACGGCCGAGATCGACTTCAGCAAGAAGGACGGCACGCTCAAGCTGCTGGCCGACGACGACTACAAGCTCAAGGCGCTGGTCGACGTCATCCAGACCAAGCTGGTCAAGCGCGGCGTCCCCATCCGCAACCTGGACTACGGCGACGTGGAGCAGGCGTTCGGCGGCAAGGTGCGCCAGACCATCACCCTGGTGCAGGGGATCTCCACCGAGAAGGCGAAGGAGATCGTGAAGGCCATCAAGGCCGCCGGCTTCAAGAAGGTCAACGCGCAGATCCAGGAAGACGAGGTGCGCGTCTCCTCCCCCTCGATCGACGAGCTGCAGGCGGTGATCGCCGCGCTCAAGAAGGAGGACTTCGGGCTGGAGCTCTCCTTCGGCAACTTCCGCTCGTAA
- a CDS encoding right-handed parallel beta-helix repeat-containing protein — protein MRRAFVVAVCSGIMAVAATSVAHAQATRTWVSGVGDDVNPCSRTAPCKTFAGAISKTAAGGEINCLDPGGFGTITITKSITIDCRGTQGGILSALAPTAVNVNGTDIVVTLRNLNINAVGTGTDGVRFTNGRRLIIENVTISGVTRYGVWVPTMAGAGNLVISNSSITNGVDGVRVAWGNAMVSHSVLSGNSGFALIAENVGVINADSNILTHNGTALQAGNGGAGQGSATVNISNNDVYSNLNGFACAGGIVASNGTNRKGANTGGAGPVCSPNGTITVQ, from the coding sequence ATGAGACGCGCATTCGTAGTGGCAGTGTGCTCCGGCATCATGGCCGTGGCTGCGACGTCGGTCGCTCACGCGCAGGCGACCCGGACCTGGGTCTCGGGTGTCGGTGACGACGTGAATCCCTGCTCGCGCACCGCTCCGTGCAAGACCTTCGCGGGCGCGATCTCCAAGACCGCGGCCGGCGGGGAGATCAACTGCCTCGATCCGGGCGGGTTCGGCACGATCACGATCACCAAGTCGATCACGATCGACTGCAGGGGGACGCAGGGCGGCATCCTGTCCGCGCTGGCTCCCACCGCCGTCAACGTCAACGGCACCGACATCGTCGTCACCCTCCGCAACCTCAACATCAACGCGGTGGGGACCGGGACGGACGGAGTCAGGTTCACCAATGGGAGGCGGCTCATCATCGAGAACGTCACCATTTCCGGAGTGACGCGCTACGGAGTCTGGGTCCCGACGATGGCGGGCGCCGGAAACCTCGTGATCTCGAACTCGTCGATCACCAACGGTGTCGATGGAGTCAGGGTCGCCTGGGGGAACGCCATGGTGAGCCACTCGGTCCTCTCGGGCAACTCCGGGTTCGCCCTGATCGCCGAGAACGTCGGCGTCATCAACGCCGACAGCAACATCCTGACCCACAACGGCACGGCCTTGCAGGCCGGCAACGGGGGCGCGGGCCAGGGCAGCGCGACGGTGAACATCTCGAACAACGACGTTTACTCCAACCTCAACGGCTTCGCCTGCGCCGGTGGGATCGTTGCCTCCAACGGCACGAACCGGAAGGGCGCCAATACGGGAGGGGCCGGGCCGGTCTGCTCGCCGAACGGTACCATCACCGTGCAGTAG